Within the Mustela lutreola isolate mMusLut2 chromosome 2, mMusLut2.pri, whole genome shotgun sequence genome, the region GGAACTGTGGCCTTCGCGATGGTCGCGCCGGCCCTGGACTGTGGCGCTGCGTCTCTGCTCAGACGCCGCCCGTCCCACGAGCCTCCCTGACCCGCGCGCTCCCCGCTGCCTCGCTCTGCAGCGTGACAGGGTGGCGCTGTCTCCGGTGGCTTCTCGGGGAGCTTCTGTTGCGCGACCCGGGGACCGAGTGCCCTGCGCTGAGCCAGCCCCAAGCAGACCGGCCTGTCCGCCTCGGGGGCGCTCGGGGGCGCTCGGGGGGCCCCACGCTCCCGGGCGAATGGGGCGGGCCCGCGGGCGCGGGGAGCGGGCGCGCTTACCCACTTTGAAGTTGGTGGTCTCCAGCGTGGGGCAGGTGAAGAGCCGGGGGAACACCATGTGGATGGGCACGGAGAGGCTCCGACACACATCCCCGTCGGCGATCTGGATGTTCTGAATCTCCGTGGCGTCGCGGGCGTAGCCTTCTGCACACCCTGCGGGAGGCAGCGCGCACGGTGCGGTCGGAGAACAGGGACCCTCCCCACGGCCCCATCGGTCAACAGGCCGCTGGTGACACCTCTGCCATCTGCTCCACGGGATCtagggctccctcccctccacgtCTCACTTTCTCAGACGCTTCTTGGCATCGAGGggcgccgccccccccccatgtCCCCCCACGGGCCACCCTTACCGCAGGTCTCCACGCGGACCAGCTGCAGCTCTATGCTCTTGATGGCAGCCTCCGAGCTCTCGACCACCAGCTCCCCGGTCAGCGGCTGCGTGATGACACAGTTGGTGGAGTTGAGGTGCCCTCTGATGAGAAATTTGGGGAGCAAGGCTCTCTGGAACGAGACAAGGGACGGGGGGGAATGGAAGGTGCCAAGGGAGCTCACTCCAGAGGCAGTCATTGGgtacaaagaaaaactaaaaacaaagttGGGCAATTTTTATAAAACCCGCTGGGCCCCTGTTTTACAAAATGGTAAAAAGGTACAATAGTCCTTATATCTCCTGTCAAGTTGATGAACAGACTGAATTATTCAACCACCGCCTGCAGACACCCGGCGCCGACGCTGCCTGGCCGAACAGCCAGCTCCCCTAGAGCCGTCCCGACTGCCTGGGTCAGATCTGGAAGCTCCTTCTCACCAAGCGACACGACCTAGAAACTCCTGAGCAAGCTGCCAGCAGTGTTTACAGAGAACCGgtcacacacaccccaaaaatgTCTTAAAAGAGAATCAACTGAAAAATGCTCCCAATTAAACAATTCTGAAAAGCTAagattcttccttttatttcaagAACATTTAGAGAGAACAATTCTCATCAGTGCTTGACTAAGACCTTCTAGACCTTTCCCCTGTACACCTAGGAACCTGGTCACGGTTAGATGATGATGTTTTTGTGGGACACGGATCTGAGGCATCAGAGGCAACTGTTCTAGCACACGTCGCCCAGCTGGTCCCACGTGACAAAGCTATGTCAGAGTTTAAAACACCACCATCTCACAGAAGCCAAATGTGGCCACAAATGTGAGCCAcagatgtaatttaaaattttctaatagctatctttttttttaagatttttatttttttatttatttgacagagagattgagatcacaagtaggcagagaggcaggcagagagatggggggaagcaggctcccttctaagcagagagcccgattcagggctggatcccaggaccctgagatcatgacctgagccaaaggcagacgctcaatccactgagccacccaggcgcccctagtagctgtattttagaaagtaaaaggaaacagcTAAAATCAACCAATATATCCTAAATACCACTTCCACATGTGATCAATATTAAAACATTACGCTTATATTCTCTTCCTCTTTGAAACCCAGTCAGCACCTTACACCTATGGCTCAGCTCGGCTCCGACCAGCCACACCTCGAGGGCCAGCGGTCACTGTGGCTGGTGTTTGCCCATCGTCGGCGCTgggactggagagcagggagcTCTGTACGTCATGGCCCCAGAGGCAGAGAGGTCTTGATTCAAGTCAAAGAGAAAAGTCTGGATTCAAGACAAAGTTCtaacaacaatgaaaaagtaAAGTAGCTATttgtttaggaaaataaaaagcagttgCAATctatattaaaattcttttaggCAACTGgtgagaaagaaaactttcaataTCCGGCCGAAGATCCTGACTGAACATTCGATTCACCCTCTCCTCCCAGGGCGTAATGTTAACATAGACACATAAACTACGCCAAGAAAGTCCATTAGGGTCGCCACGAGGAAACACCCCAGTGAAGAGTTTCTGTGCATGAAAGTGCTCAGGGAGGCTCCCAGGAGCTCAGGGGATCATGCCTTGAGGTTGGGGGCACAAGAGTGTCCCCAGCAGGGggcagccctgagatcaggagtggCGCCCACCCAGGGAAGGAGCAGTCACCGAGGGGGGCAGGAGTGGCCTCTGGAGTCAGCACGTGCCCAGGCTGCCACCACAGCTTTCCTCAAGGCAACTCCCCCGCCAGGACACTCCCAAAGCAGGTTGGGCAAGGCAGGGCAAGCGTCCGCAGTCATTTACAGCCACAACGCAAGGTGACGCCCTCACCCCCAAAGATGAGCTACCAGCACACCCCGAAAGAAAGCCCACAGGGTCAAACACGTGTTCCCCAGCAGCAAAGCTCTTGTCAGAGTGCGTTCATAACCAGAAGTCATTCGGGCTAAGGACAGACACTCTAGTCAACACGGCCATACGTATTCGATCTTCATCTATAATTATAAGCTGGCAACCAAGAATCAACAAacagctgagaaaaaaaaaagcaagaaagatgcACACCCGCTGCAAACAGAATAACCAGCCCTAGAGAGAGACGAAGGGCCGTGCATCTGCAGTAAAAGAAGGGGCTATCTTGGAAAAGAAACCACTTGGAGATGAATGATGCTCTTGCTGAGGGAAACATGTCAACAGTCGGGCGACATACCAACTGGAGAGTAAACAAGTGAGCTCAAAGACTGTGCCAAGATTCTCCTTGATGCCTCTGAGAAACACTGAGAGAAGTTCACAGAGCTGAAGGAAAGATGGCAGGCACCATTAGAAAGATGACTAATTAAACACCCGAATCTGGCAAGGGCTTTGAAATTCCAGAATGGTAAGGATGGGGGGGTGCTGGAATTTTCtgggctggggggaagggagaaggaggagaaacaggAGCTCACAAATATTTGGGGATCAGATCATCAGTATCACAAGGTACCAGAAAACCAGGGAGCTCCTCTCCCAAGTTCAAAGGGCAAATGAAATTGAAGCCAGAAGCTTCCACCTACCTAGACAAACCAGGGTTCAGTGTGAGAGCAAAGACAGGTGTCTATTAGACACTCAAGGATGTAAGTTCACTTCTCATCCTTTCAGAAAGAATGATTCTAGGATGTGCTCCAGAGGCACAAAAAAatacactgaagaaagaaaagaaggtaagagaaagcagaggagagCAATGACCACGGTGAAACTTGCAGTAATTCAGTGTTGGCTAAATCATGACTGTTTACTTCGGGCAACTACGAAAAATCATTTCTAAGCCAACAGAGGCTTCAtactgggaaaaataaaacagataaactgGAACTTAGATTTCAGACCATTTCAACAAACAAGAGGGGTATGGTGAGAGGAAAATGCAAAAATGACTTGATACCCAAGGGAAGAACTGGGCCACGGGGCGTCCGCGGGACGCAGCGGCTAAGCGGATACCCAGGCCCGCAGAGCCGAGGGGAGCCGTACCTCTTTGACGTTCTGCAGGGTTTCAGGTGTAATGGTGAAGTCCACGGGACTCGGGGTCAACTTCCCCTTCTGAGGCTAAAACAGGAGGCAAAATCCAAATCAGCTGCTTGAAGCCAAGAGCCCCACAGGCCAAACTCCCCTTTCCCCTTCTGGAGAGACAAAGGGCAGCATAATGAACTGGAAAGGACTTAGTACTAGACGCAGGTCGTGTGGGGTCCAAACGCACAGTTTTGCCAAAAATCTACATTGTGTTCTTTGTCAAATTTCTTCATCccctgtgactcagtttcctcatctgtaaaatgaggggactgctaaaaaaaataagataaaattaaaaaaataaaaataaaatgaggggacTGCTTTCTTAAAAATCTCTTGGGGCCCTTTTGGGTCCAGAAATGAAAAGTTAGACCTAAGAACCGAGAGTAGCATTCATGGAAGGTATTTATTTTAAACCCCTCTCTTAGAACAAGAGCTGACACTGAACTAGCACGATGACCGAATCGGGTACTGTCCCTGTCAGTGGTCCCATTTCTCAGACACGGACAGTGAGGCGCGGCGAGCTCCCATGGCTTTCTCCGGTGGttgagccaagattcaaacccaggtggtCCGGCTCCAACACCTGTGCAGTTAGCCACTCAGCTGTCCACCTGGAAGGCCCGCTCCTCTAAACTAGAAACGTTACCATAATTACGAACGATGGTCCTCGCCACATCACGTAACCACAGAAGCCACCTGGGCGGCCAAGCGTCACCAGGGCCTGCCTGGTGTGGCGCGCTCGGGTGCCGGGACCCATAGGCCGGGGGCCGCGGTGGAGGAAAGGCACCGGCCAACCCACCGAGTTTACTCATTTACCGAAGCACATTCTACAGTATTCTTCTTAACAGGTTCTTGAACACACGCTTTGGGGGACACATTCTTCCTTACAGCATTTAAAGGAATATTTGAGTTGGCAACTGGAGATCACACACGGTTTGGCCTTCTCTGAAATCATTCACAAAGAACAGGCTTCTTGGGAGGCTGTGTGTTGTCGGTAAGCTGTTGAGAGGGGGCCCTGGGACCTCTGCCCCTGCTGCGTACCCTGAGctggccccggggtggggggcctCCAGTCCTGAGTGGGCTGTGGGCCCTGGGTCGGGGGCCATGGGTTGTCCTCAGCTGTGCCTCGCCAGGGAGAGAGAGGCCTCCCCCACTTGCTGGTCAGCAGGgtccagaaatgaaaaattagtcCTAAGAACCAAGAGTAGCATTCTCGGAAGGTATTTACTTGGGGCCCAGCTCTGGACAGGGAGCTGAACTTGGGCTCACTCTCCTTCGCAAAGTTAGAGGCTCTTTTTGCTGAAAACCTAAAAGGGTGTGTCTCTTCTCGGGACTAATCCAcatgaaaaaaacttttttcccttcagtttcaAGACCCttcataaaaaatggaaaatacctAAATCACATCACTtccaaaaaagataattatttttaatattttacatgtttgtcactaaaagaaacaatgaaatacaGTAATTATTATTAGTAAGAGGAAAACTATAAATGTCGGAAGTCCCAAAAAGTCACAAAAATGATGCAAATAAAGGACATCAGTGATTTTGCCAATCTTATCCACCGGAGACGTAATCTCCCATTTTTCCTGAACCATTACTAAAAGACACGCGTGGACATTCTGTAACAGTGTAAAAGAAATCCAACTGCAAATATTCCACAAACACCAACCTACCTCACCAGAGAGCTCTGGAGAAGCCCCACTTCCTAAGGCCCATGGCAAAGACTATGGGACCCGTGTGGGGTCCCCAGGTCGCTGAGCCCGACTCAATGCCAACGAAGCTGTAGGCCACACCGGGTACATGACCCAAGGAAAGCCAGTGGCTCTTGTGTCTGTCCAATCTGGATGGCACATCGGACACAGCCTGCAGCCTCACAGCACCATACACACATCCAGTCTCTGTTCACCTGGGCACCTCCAGGAACCCCAGTCTGGCTCTCTCCTGTCCCCAAACTGCTCAGAATTAAATCAAAGGCAGATGGACCACATTCTGAGTCCAGGTGGCTCTTCAAGGAGGGAACCAGGCTGCAGcccgagagagagggggcaggccAGCCCCGAACCAGAGGTGTGGGCTACAGCCCCGGGAGGGCAGGGCAAGGCCCGGCAGCTGCTCTGATACCGGACCTGGAAAGCCAGGGGACACAAAAGAGGGGAATCCAGTGTGGTGGACATCTGTCACCACGTGACGCACCTGGGGCAGGCGCTGCCCGTCACTGCTAATTTCTGCACGATGACCGAGTCGTCGAGCAGATGGGCTGCAGAACGAGGTCTCTACCTTGAATTCACCCTGGGTCGCCTACAGCCGTGGCGAGGGGGGCCCCATTCAGCTGACATgcgaaagtgatttttttttttttttttcaaaagtatccCTCTGGCTTTTCCAGCAGTCCACTGCAGGGGTTCCTGGTCGGGCGGCTCCTAGAGACACACAGCTCTCCTCCAAATTGCAACTCAAGCCTCAGCCTCCTTATATGTTTGGCTTACTCatcctttagttcttttttttttttttttaaagattttatttgacagagagagatcacaagtaggcagagaggcaggcagagagagagagagagagaggggaggaagcaggctccctgagaagcagagagcctgatgtgggactcgatcccaggaccctgagatcacgacccgagccgaaggcagcggcccaacccactgagccacccaggcgccccccgaaaGTGATTTTTTAAGAACATTCTGTCACGGGAAGATGTGAGCAGAAGGTGTTGGGGGAGGCAACCACCCTGgccccaggtgtccccactgtCCTTGTCGGGCAGAACAGGGCTGTGGGGCTCTGACCATTCTTCAGCGGGGCCAGGCCATGGCTCTGGGCTGCGTTTGCCGCAGCAACCGTGAGGAGGGGTGTGTCTCTCTGAAGCAGACTTGCTCTCTGCTCACTTTCTCTGAGGGGGGCTCCCAGCCTGGTGCTCCTCGGCTGAGGCACAAGCCCCCCAGGGGGGTTCTGGGCCTTGGGGAACGAGGCACACGCCGATGCTGGTGCTCTGACCCGGCCCAGAGAAACAAGGTCCCTCGTGTCCCACCTGGGAGTCTCTTTCCCCAGCAGCCACGACACGGCACCAGGCTGACGTGTCAGCTTTGAATTGGGGTCAGACACCAGACCCTACAGAAGATTCCTGAGATCAAGCACGGAGCCCCCCAAATACAGCTTACAGCGGAGTGAACGATGAATTCGCAGGTCTTGGTCAAGTCCTTGGCCAGCAGAGACCGCCGCATGTCACAGCGCAGGGTGTACTGCAGGGAGAAGTCGGAGAAGACATCACATTAGTGTCACCTGCTTTCATTGTGGAATTATATTCGGAGAGACAAGGAAGTCAACGTACTTTAGGGAAATTTGGTCCAATTACCGTGTTgtttgaaattaatatatttaatagggGGAGCCAATGCTCACATGAAGGCATTTCTACAAAAAGACCAAAACTAAGAACACTTAAGGTGGTTCCGCAGCCTAATCCCACAGTTGGACCCACCGGTACAAAGGCACAGTCTTAGCTGTAACCCAGGGAGaaagcggggggcgggggcccgTGGGGGGCACAGAGCAGAAAGAACACGGCCGCAGAAGCGAAAGCCAGCTCCAATCCGGTGACCTGTCTCACTGCGCGAGCCCTGGGCGGATGAGGCAACTCGTGTGGCCTTCGGCCTCCTGCCCTGTAGAAGGGGGACGTTATGCTTCAGCAAGAGCCAAGCGAGATGCTCGCTGCGTGCTGGGCACTCAGCAGGGCGTCTGGCGGAGAGCAAGCAGCTCTCGGTAAAGCGGCAGCTACTTTGTCATTAGGACGAGAAAGCGCTCAGGAAGGACCGGGAGCCCCAGGACCGCATCCGGCATTTCACGGAGCAAGGTAAGGCAGGCGGCACCACACTAGCTTCTAACCTGGCTGTGTTCAGTCTCTCTGCCATCCCCGTGCTCGTTTTCTGAACAAGCCACTGCCGGCGTACCACACCCCCCAGCCCGCCCCGGGGAGAGCCGGCAGCCCCAGAGCTAAGGGCTCTGACCTAGGACTGCTCCTTCACACTCCTGTCTGTGGACCGACAGACTGATTGGTAACAAAATTCTATAGTGCCATCACGGTCTTAATGCTagccttccaaaaaaaaaaaaaaaaaaaaaaaaaaaaaatcacataaccaATACTGAATAAAGTTAGctgtttttttttatcatccaGGGAAAACTTCAGAATTCTGttaaaaatgatttctgtatCTGGGACTAAATGCATGGTTAAATCAAGAAGCTACATTATTATGAACaaactaatacattatatgagaAGTTACTAGACATTTAAGGTACCATCAGGagattaaaacactttttttaaaaattatttatttatttattttggaaaacactttttaaacagaaacatTCCTTGTCTGCAAGGACCttttcatatacacacacacacacacatatatacacatatatgcatacatacatacacatacatatatatatacacacacacacacacacacatatatatatatatatatatatatacacacacacatatatatacatatacaccctTCTGAGATTTCTACCTGGTCTCCCCAACCCAACAGGCTCAGTGAGGCCTGGTGCTGTCAGATCCGTACAGGCATGTGTGCATACAGGTGTGTGTGCACgcaggtgtgtgtgcacacgcagtACGTCTATGTAGGTGTGTATGCACGGATGTGTTTCGCCGTTCTCCTGCACAGCTCCCATGCTGTCTGGCACGGGCGACATTCTGTTCAGGCTTGCCTGGTGTCTCGGATTCTTGTCCCGGGGGGAACTTCCCCTTCCTCGTTTTTCAGTCTCAGGGGTTTGGCGGGGCTGACCCCCTCCTCCCCGAGCCCTCCTGGGCAGAGCTGCTCCAGGTACTGTTGGGAAGGGTTCTCTCCACCGAAGGAGCCGGCCCAGGAGATGGTAAGCCTGAGGCGGCTTAGCCCTACCAAGGCCAGGAAGAGGTCTAGAAGAGAGCCCTAGAATGAAAGAGGTCTGCACAGAAAGCTGAGCTGGACCCGAACCCAGCTTTGGCTTCCCCTTCCCTGGAGCCGCTAGCTCTGTGGTCCGTGATACTCTTTTTAGGCTAAGTCAGTTTGAGCTGGATTTCTACAACTAGCAAAGGAGTGAGAACAACAGGCATCAACTTCTGGTTACAAAATGTTTCTGAGCACGGAAGCCACCATCAGTCATCCAGGGCAGCTGCTAAGTGACGGTGGGGAGAAAGGTGGCCAGAGAGGAACACGCTGGCATTCTGTTCCACGAGTGACGTGAGTTCTCTCGCATGTACCATCTCAGTGGATTCTAAGGATGGTCGCTGATGCAGCCACTTGGCAAATACATCCTCGGGGCATTCTAcatgcctggcactgtgctaaCGAAGCGTTCAAGCCAAGATCTCATTCATCTCCTAGGAGGAGAGGTCATGAAGGCTGGTCGGGGTCACAGAGGTGGGATTTCAACTGACACCTGCCAATTGCCAAAACCAGGCTCTGAATCCTTACGCAATACTGGGACTCAGGCCCGGACCtagatcttttcattttatcgTGATCTTGCCCAGCGGCTAAGGAGGATctcgggggtgggaggtcaaAGGGGGTCAGGACGGACAGACCGAGCAGGGCGCCAGGAGGAGGTACAGACAGGATTGGATCTTAGGACCGTCCGTAAGCACGAGGCCaacagaaagaagaaggaagaagcacGTCAGCAGACGCAAAGCAGACTCCTAGAAAGGATATTCGCAACTGTGACGAAGAATGACTAGCATCTGGACACATTAATTCTGAAATACAATTCTGCAGACAAGTTGCGACTGCTGTAATGTTGGGTTACAGTATAAAGCCTTGCTACTATGGCCGCAAGACTAGAACAAACTAAGATAATTTGCCTCCGATTTACGTAACTTGTAAAAGCAAAGGTATTTGCACAAAGGGCagctgggagaagcaggctgcttcTGGTGCACGCGATCTAATCACAAAGGCAAGAAACAAACACAACGTGCCCGGGAAGAACAGGACCAACCAGCACCAAGCCTCCACCTACAGAGTGACAAGGAAACCCAGACCCTGCGAGCTGGAAATGTAATACTCACTATGCCTTAAATCCTTTTTTCTGTCTTAAGGTTTTTACCATTTTTACATTATGTTACTACAATACAATTCAAACCATCCCTGTAAAATGTCTTGGCGCCCACATCATTTGAGGGAGAGGACGTTACTGGGTTTAGCAACACTTTCTGTCCCAAGTAATGCACCCGTGAATcttcagggaaagcacagcaagcaagggtggggggtgggggggaacgcCCCGTGGGACCCCTGCCGAGGCCAGCCCTGTGATCCCACAGTCACCGTCTAAAACTAGAAGGCTAGCAAAAGACCCTTCTagaaactgaatgaatgaatcaatgaatgaaacatagatttttttaaaaaccaccatcCTGGTTTCACTCTAGAGGTATATTTTCAaggagcccctggctggctcagcaggtgaagcacgtgactcttggtcttggggttatgagttcgagccccatactgggtgcagagtttactgaaaaataaaatctttgaaaaagaagcaTGTTTTCTCAAAAGGAGCAATAACAAATGTGAATACAACTGGGAATGAGAAGGTATTTGAGAATTTTTGTTAATCTGGATAGGCGTGAAAATGCCAGCGTTGACTACATGGGAGAATGTCCCCACTTTCTGGAGACAGATATTGACATAGCTCATGATTCTGTAACTGACTTTGAAATGACTCAGGAAAGATAAACACAGATGAAACAAAAATGGTGAAATTCTAATAAATGCTGAATCTAGGTGATAAGCTCTTCTAAATCAGACGTTAGGATGAGAAGAAATCTCTTCATCTTTAGGAATCTGTGAGATATCTGGGGGGCAGGTAGAGAATTCTAGGTTGTAGCACTCTGAATTAACCCTACAGGGGTGAAACCCGATGACCAGAACAAAGGTTGGGTCTGGGTGACCATACACTGTACTGAAGAATTCGCCACCTGCTAGCCCTCCCGACAGCATTGTAAAGCATTTCCAGTTTACACACAACCAGGCAGGATGCAGGTACACGGCTTTTTATGCACAGTGGACTCTTAACAATGTGGGGTGAGGGGTACCGGTCCCcgcacagtcaaaaatccatgtacaACTTGTGACTTCCCAAAAACTGACTACTGAGAGCCTGTTCTTGCCCAGAAGCCCGACGGGTAACACCAACAGTCGATTACCAGGtgttttgtatgttgtatgtgtCACACACAGTATCCTTCCAAGAAAGtaagctagagagaagaaaaccacaaggaagagaaaatacatctgCACTCTAGAAGATCCAGGGAAAGGGACccgcacagttcaaacccatgttgttcaagggtcaactgcacaTCTGCATGCCCTCCTTGGCAATATTTGGAAAAGGATGAGATTtccaatttgatttaaaaaaaaaaaaaagactttttaaaaaaagcaatctctgcacccaacgtggggctggaacccacaaccctgagatcaagagtcacgggTTCTGCTGACTAAACCAGCTAGACGCCCCTCCAATTTGATTTGAAACAAattaatttcttctctctttttttgaagactttatttgatagagagagagagatcacaagtaggcagagaggcaggcaaagagagaggaggaagcaggttccccgctgagcagagggaccgatgcggggctcgatcccaggactctgggatcatgactcgagctgaagcagaggctctaacccactgaaccacccaggcaccccgaaacaaATTAATTTCTTAACAAGAACAATGAGCACAGGAGGAAAGCACAAGGATGACCAGTGAAACCCGAATGGTAGTCTTGTCGGTTTCTCATGAACATCCGGATGCTCATGTTATTAAATAAACAGTATTGAAGAGCTACGGTGTCGGGAAAGCAAGGCGATGCTGCTTCTGGAGAGAGAATAAGTATGATGTTCGAATGAGACGTTTGAGATGCCGGCAGTCCTGCTAAGAAGGCATGCTGCCGGGAAGGACTGCGGTGAGGGCACCGGGACGTACGCGGACCTGGGAAGCTGGTCGTTCCTGTCACTTCCTGGGCGCTGTCCAAAGCCCTCAGT harbors:
- the VPS26C gene encoding vacuolar protein sorting-associated protein 26C isoform X2, with the translated sequence MPRARRREVLSGVVVISGKDSIQHQGVSLTVEGSVNLQLSAKSVGVFEAFYNSVKPIQIINSTIEMVKPGKFPSGKTEIPFEFPLHVKGNKVLYETYHGVFVNIQYTLRCDMRRSLLAKDLTKTCEFIVHSAPQKGKLTPSPVDFTITPETLQNVKERALLPKFLIRGHLNSTNCVITQPLTGELVVESSEAAIKSIELQLVRVETCGCAEGYARDATEIQNIQIADGDVCRSLSVPIHMVFPRLFTCPTLETTNFKVEFEVNIVVLLHADHLITENFPLKLCRV
- the VPS26C gene encoding vacuolar protein sorting-associated protein 26C isoform X1, with amino-acid sequence MGTSLDIKIKRANKVYHAGEVLSGVVVISGKDSIQHQGVSLTVEGSVNLQLSAKSVGVFEAFYNSVKPIQIINSTIEMVKPGKFPSGKTEIPFEFPLHVKGNKVLYETYHGVFVNIQYTLRCDMRRSLLAKDLTKTCEFIVHSAPQKGKLTPSPVDFTITPETLQNVKERALLPKFLIRGHLNSTNCVITQPLTGELVVESSEAAIKSIELQLVRVETCGCAEGYARDATEIQNIQIADGDVCRSLSVPIHMVFPRLFTCPTLETTNFKVEFEVNIVVLLHADHLITENFPLKLCRV